Within Xanthomonas theicola, the genomic segment CCGCTGCGCTTCCAGCTGGTGATGCGGGTGCACTACGGCACGCGCTACGAGAACGCGTTCTGGGACGGTTCGGCGATGACCTTCGGCGACGGCAACACCCGCTTCTACCCGCTGGTCAGCGCCGACGTCGCCGGGCACGAGGTCTCGCACGGCTTCACCGAGCAGAATTCCGGCCTCGTCTATTACGACCAGCCCGGCGGCATCAACGAGGCGTTTTCGGACATCGCCGGCGAGGCGACCGAGTACTACCTCAGGGGCAGCAACGACTTCATGGTCGGCCCGGAAATCTTCAAGTCCAACGGCGCGCTGCGCTACATGGCCAATCCGACGCAGGACGGCAAATCGATCGACAACGCCGCCAACTACCGCGACGGGCTGGACGTGCACTATTCCTCCGGCGTCTACAACAAGGCGTTCTACATGCTGGTCACCACCCCCGGCTGGAACACGCGCACCGCCTTCGAGGTGTTCGCGCGCGCCAACCGCCTGTACTGGACCCCGAGCACCGACTTCAACAGCGGCGCCTGCGGCGTGCAGACCGCGGCCAGCGACCTGGACCGCTCGGTGGCCTCGGTGCGCGCCGCGTTCGCTTCGGTTGGGGTGACCTGCAACCAGTAAGCGCCGCCCCCGGTACGACCGACGCACGGCCATCTGTCCGGATGGCCGTGCGTCGGTCGTGCGGGTCTGCGGCGGCGTCCGGTCCGGCCCCTCGCTCGCCTTGCTGCGGCATCTGCTCGCATGGCAGGGCATGTTCGGACGTCCCGGTCGTCCACGGCCGCGGCAGCGACCGGGGGCCTGATCGAAAAGCGCCAGCAGCTGCGCGTGCCGCGTGAGCGCATCGCCGGTTTCGAACCGGCCGCGCCCGCGCCGGCCGTTCCCGGAACGGCGCCGCAGACCGGCGGGATCAACGGCAAGCGCCCGAGCAGGAAGGATGCGCGGCGCGCGGCCAATGCGCAGGGCGGCGGCGGGTCGCCATGCAGGATCGATCGCGGCCGCGGCGCCGGTTCGCGGCCGCTGGCCCGAGCGGACCGGGCGCGGCTGCCGCCAGGGACCGCGGCGCCGGCCATCGTGCAAGGCGCTCGTCGCGCGCGATCGCAAGGCACTCGCCGGTCCCGTCCGTCGCGGCGGATGGCCCCAGGCCATCCGCGTCGCGGCCGTCGGCGATGCGCGGCCCGCCCTCAAGCGTCGAACGGATCGGCCGCGGCATCGCCCTTCGGCCGCGGCGTGCGCCTGCCCGCCTTGCTGCGGATTTCCACGTAGAACTGGCTGCCGCCAGCGGCGACCAGTGCGTCGATCGCGCGCAGCAGCTCGGCAGGCGGCACCACCGCGGCGCTGGCCTCGTCGGCGCCGAACAGCGTGTCGAAGTCCCAGTAGTCGGCGCCGGCCGGCAGGGTCTTGCGGCGTTCGCGGCGGATGTACTTGCGGATGTCGTGCTTGCTGGCGTCGAGCAGACGATCGGGATGCTTGCCTTCGATGCGGAGCTGGTAGGTCTTCTTCATTGCGGGAGGGTCCTGGAAAGAGGGAGCGCGGCGGCGGCGCAAGCGCGCGGGCCTGCCGGCGGCCGTGCGTGCACGGCGGGCCGCCATGGTGCCAGAACCCGGCCTTGCTGCGGATTGGCCGATGATCGGCGCCCGGCGCACGCCGGTAACGCCTCCGCTTACGGCCATGGCGACGACGACGCCAGTTGGCAGGCCGGATTCGACATCGACCTGATGGCCGCGGTGCGCTGCAATCACGCCGCACTGCCGCTGCGGCGCGCCAGCGGCCACGGCGGCATCCTCAACATCAGCTCGATCGACGCACTGCGGCCGACGCCGCGGGTGCCGGCGTACTCGGCGGCGAAGCCCGCGCTCCACCGCGACACGACTACACGGGCGGCCGGACTGGCGCGCGAGCGGATCCGGGCCAAGGCGATCGCGCCCGACTCGATCGCGTTCCCCCGGCGGCCGATGGGACCAGCGCCGGGAGCAACGGCCGGCGCTGTACCGGCGCCTCCGGGCGGCATTGGGTTCGGCAGTCCCGGCACGCTGGAGGAGATCGCCCACGCCGTACTGTTCCTGGCCGCGCCGCAGGCGCGCTGGAGCGCCGGGCAGATACTGGCGGTGGACGGCGGGCCGTCGCTGGGCGCCCGACACCGGTACGAAGTCACGCGCATGGCGCGCCGGCGACCGTGCAAGCCGGCTCAGCCCGACCGCTGCCGCGACCGGGCAACCCAACGCCTCCGCCCGTCGCGGTTGAAACCGCGCCGACAGCGGTCCTCCGCATCCCCGGCAACCCTGTAGGAGGGGCTCCAGCCCGACCGCTTTCCGCGACCGGACCGCGCGCGTCCGCCCGAATGCGCTCGCGCACGCCCCGACCGCATGCCAACAGCTGCAGGAACGCTGCCGCCGCAGGTCATTGCGCCAGCTGCGCCGCATCCACCACCTGGACCCCGGCGCGCGGATGCACGGCGTGGGCGACCAGCGCGGCGGCGATGCAGGTGGCGGGACTGATCCGGTAGCGCCGCGGCAACCGCGGGCCCAGCACCCCGAGCACGGCGGCGGCGCGTTCGGCGGCACGCGGTTGCGCGGGCTCGCCGCCGATCAGCCCCGGCCGTATCAGCGCCAACGCGGGGTAACCCAGCGCCTGCAGATCGCGTTCCAGTTCGTCCTTGACCCGGTTGTAGAACAAACGCGCATGCGGATCG encodes:
- a CDS encoding SDR family NAD(P)-dependent oxidoreductase, with the protein product MAAVRCNHAALPLRRASGHGGILNISSIDALRPTPRVPAYSAAKPALHRDTTTRAAGLARERIRAKAIAPDSIAFPRRPMGPAPGATAGAVPAPPGGIGFGSPGTLEEIAHAVLFLAAPQARWSAGQILAVDGGPSLGARHRYEVTRMARRRPCKPAQPDRCRDRATQRLRPSRLKPRRQRSSASPATL
- a CDS encoding DUF6172 family protein; the encoded protein is MKKTYQLRIEGKHPDRLLDASKHDIRKYIRRERRKTLPAGADYWDFDTLFGADEASAAVVPPAELLRAIDALVAAGGSQFYVEIRSKAGRRTPRPKGDAAADPFDA